In Campylobacter vulpis, a genomic segment contains:
- the moaC gene encoding cyclic pyranopterin monophosphate synthase MoaC has translation MKLTHLDDKNRPKMVDVSEKNDTLRIAKASGKITMSKEAFEAVRTNSAKKGPVLQTAIVAAIMGAKKTSDLIPMCHPLMLSKVETDIVELEEESAFRLIVSVKCEGKTGVEMEALMAVSVGLLTIYDMVKAIDKTMCLDEIMLLSKEGGKSGKFVRF, from the coding sequence ATGAAATTAACTCATTTAGATGATAAAAATCGCCCTAAAATGGTTGATGTGAGTGAGAAAAATGACACGCTAAGAATTGCAAAAGCTAGTGGAAAAATTACGATGAGCAAAGAGGCTTTTGAGGCGGTTAGAACAAATAGTGCTAAAAAGGGTCCCGTGCTTCAAACGGCTATTGTAGCGGCGATTATGGGAGCGAAGAAAACAAGTGATTTAATCCCTATGTGCCACCCTTTAATGCTTTCTAAGGTCGAAACTGATATTGTTGAGCTTGAGGAAGAAAGTGCTTTTAGGCTTATTGTGAGTGTAAAATGCGAGGGTAAAACAGGCGTAGAAATGGAAGCTTTAATGGCTGTGAGTGTGGGACTTTTAACGATTTATGATATGGTGAAGGCTATCGATAAAACGATGTGCCTTGATGAAATTATGCTTTTAAGTAAGGAGGGCGGTAAAAGTGGTAAATTTGTGCGATTTTGA
- a CDS encoding HP0495 family protein → MVNLCDFEQEPMINYPTFWDFKVILEREVRAGELFESILKQREFKYKASNLSKNGKYQSYLLSVYVDSKEDRLSIFAKLKEKSKFVL, encoded by the coding sequence GTGGTAAATTTGTGCGATTTTGAGCAAGAGCCTATGATTAATTACCCTACTTTTTGGGATTTTAAGGTCATACTTGAGCGTGAAGTAAGGGCGGGAGAGCTTTTTGAGAGCATTTTAAAGCAGAGGGAATTTAAATATAAGGCTTCAAATTTAAGCAAAAATGGCAAGTATCAAAGCTATTTATTAAGCGTTTATGTGGATAGTAAGGAAGATAGGCTTTCTATCTTTGCAAAACTTAAAGAAAAATCTAAATTTGTTTTATAG
- a CDS encoding methyl-accepting chemotaxis protein, translating to MNLTIRTKMLFLGSIVFIAILAILLNFYINNANGLKYVEQVTEDIVEEQINEKIKLLTLSMAEGLGGLLEGVKDEKEQIAIIAKVIEKFRFENDQSGYFFVYKKTVNVAHPVRKDLIGTDLKDFKDAKGVHYVVELYKQAKNGGGFVFYDFTKGGSNSTVAQKNAYAALIPHTDDIWISTGVYVDTLAENVEKDTKGVREYFSSSFFQALVISIVLLILICPFAFLFYKRLNVSIGTISRDLFHFFDFINYKTNEIKLSKIAGNDELAQMAAAINQNIQATKEGLDQDKQAVKESVTTVGIVENGDLTARITANPRNPQLIELKSVLNNLLDVLQTKVGKDMNKIHSIFEEFKSLDFRNKIENATGSVEVTTNALGEEIIKMLKQSSDFANSLANESSKLQNAVQNLTSSSNSQAASLEETAAALEEITSSMQNVSQKTSDVITQSEEIKNVTGIIGDIADQINLLALNAAIEAARAGEHGRGFAVVADEVRKLAERTQKSLSEIEANTNLLVQSINDMAESIKEQTAGITQINESVAKIDQSTKDNAEIANESAIISNTVSDIATNILEDVKKKKF from the coding sequence ATGAATTTAACTATACGCACTAAAATGCTTTTTCTAGGTTCTATCGTATTTATTGCTATTTTGGCTATTTTGCTTAATTTTTATATCAATAATGCAAATGGCTTAAAATATGTCGAGCAAGTTACAGAGGACATAGTCGAGGAACAAATCAATGAAAAAATCAAGCTTCTTACTCTATCAATGGCGGAGGGTTTAGGAGGTTTGCTTGAGGGCGTGAAAGATGAAAAAGAGCAAATTGCCATTATTGCAAAGGTGATTGAGAAATTTAGATTTGAAAACGACCAGAGTGGTTATTTTTTCGTCTATAAAAAGACGGTTAATGTCGCTCACCCTGTGAGAAAAGATTTAATAGGCACTGATTTAAAGGATTTTAAAGACGCTAAAGGGGTGCATTATGTAGTTGAGCTTTATAAGCAGGCTAAAAATGGCGGCGGTTTTGTGTTTTATGACTTTACTAAGGGCGGTTCAAATTCCACAGTCGCGCAAAAAAATGCCTACGCAGCCTTGATACCGCACACTGATGATATTTGGATTTCAACAGGCGTTTATGTCGATACTTTAGCTGAAAATGTAGAAAAGGATACAAAAGGAGTGAGGGAATATTTTAGCTCAAGCTTTTTCCAAGCTCTTGTTATTAGCATTGTGTTGTTGATTTTAATCTGTCCTTTTGCCTTTTTATTTTATAAAAGGCTTAATGTGTCCATTGGGACAATCTCTCGGGATTTATTTCACTTTTTTGATTTTATCAATTACAAAACAAATGAAATTAAATTATCAAAAATTGCAGGTAATGATGAGTTGGCTCAAATGGCAGCCGCCATTAACCAAAACATTCAAGCCACCAAAGAAGGCTTAGACCAAGATAAACAAGCTGTTAAAGAAAGTGTTACCACAGTAGGCATAGTTGAAAACGGAGATTTAACAGCAAGAATCACAGCTAATCCTAGAAACCCACAACTCATAGAACTTAAAAGTGTGCTTAATAATCTCCTTGATGTCTTACAAACTAAAGTGGGTAAAGATATGAATAAAATCCACTCTATCTTTGAAGAATTTAAAAGCTTAGATTTTAGAAACAAAATAGAAAATGCCACAGGTAGTGTAGAAGTAACCACTAATGCCCTAGGCGAAGAAATCATCAAAATGCTTAAACAAAGTTCTGATTTTGCAAATTCTTTAGCCAATGAAAGCTCCAAACTTCAAAACGCTGTGCAAAATTTAACTTCAAGCTCAAATTCTCAAGCTGCTTCTTTAGAAGAAACTGCTGCTGCTTTAGAAGAGATTACCTCCTCTATGCAAAATGTCTCTCAAAAAACCAGTGATGTGATTACTCAAAGTGAAGAGATTAAAAATGTTACAGGCATTATAGGTGATATAGCTGATCAAATCAATCTTCTAGCCCTTAATGCTGCCATAGAAGCAGCACGTGCAGGAGAACACGGAAGAGGCTTTGCCGTCGTGGCTGATGAAGTGAGAAAACTAGCTGAAAGAACTCAAAAGTCTTTAAGTGAGATAGAAGCAAATACTAACTTACTTGTTCAATCTATCAATGATATGGCAGAAAGCATTAAGGAACAAACTGCTGGTATCACACAGATTAATGAAAGTGTGGCTAAAATAGACCAAAGCACTAAAGATAACGCTGAAATCGCTAATGAAAGTGCCATCATCTCTAACACAGTAAGCGACATCGCTACAAATATCCTTGAAGATGTGAAGAAGAAGAAGTTTTAG
- a CDS encoding DJ-1 family glyoxalase III, with product MKKVLVPLAVGFEEAEFIGIADVLKRASAMGGNLELIIASLDSELWVKGANGICIQADCSLESVDTKNLDAIALPGGFDGMNNLKNNGTILSIIKKLYNDKRIVAAICASPIVLNEAGVLSAEFACYPGCEVGLKGQRLEKAVLVRDNVITAAGPATAILFGLELAKALCGEEIYKALYEGMLVPLSRA from the coding sequence ATGAAAAAAGTTTTAGTTCCACTTGCGGTAGGCTTTGAGGAAGCAGAATTTATAGGGATAGCAGATGTTTTAAAAAGGGCTAGTGCTATGGGTGGAAATTTAGAACTCATCATCGCTTCTTTAGATAGTGAGCTTTGGGTTAAGGGTGCTAATGGAATTTGCATACAAGCAGATTGCTCTTTAGAAAGTGTCGATACAAAAAACCTTGACGCCATAGCACTGCCCGGTGGTTTTGATGGTATGAATAATCTTAAAAATAATGGCACGATTTTAAGTATCATCAAAAAACTTTATAATGATAAAAGGATCGTAGCCGCCATTTGTGCTTCACCCATTGTGTTAAATGAAGCGGGGGTTTTGAGTGCGGAATTTGCTTGTTATCCGGGTTGTGAGGTTGGACTTAAGGGACAAAGGCTTGAAAAAGCGGTGCTTGTGAGAGATAATGTCATCACAGCGGCAGGTCCTGCAACGGCGATTTTATTTGGCTTAGAACTTGCAAAAGCACTTTGCGGAGAGGAAATTTATAAGGCTTTATATGAGGGTATGCTCGTGCCTTTAAGTAGGGCTTAA
- a CDS encoding SelT/SelW/SelH family (seleno)protein, with amino-acid sequence MQVKIYYCQIUNYKPQAARVAEELQKDFSDINVAFEVGGRGDFIVELNGKVIFSKKALKDGERFPEVGEISKLVKEN; translated from the coding sequence ATGCAAGTAAAAATTTATTACTGCCAAATTTGAAACTACAAACCACAAGCTGCAAGGGTTGCAGAAGAATTACAAAAAGATTTCAGCGATATCAATGTCGCATTTGAAGTCGGTGGTAGGGGAGACTTTATCGTTGAGCTTAATGGAAAAGTTATTTTTTCAAAAAAGGCTCTAAAAGATGGAGAGCGTTTTCCAGAAGTAGGGGAGATTAGTAAGCTCGTTAAGGAAAATTAA
- the dnaE gene encoding DNA polymerase III subunit alpha, which produces MSQFTHLHLHTEYSMLDGANKLKELALTLKEQGATSVAMTDHGNMFGAIDFYQTMKAHGIKPIIGLEAYLHNMEDLGDKSSRQRFHLCLYAKNEIGYKNLMYLSSQSYIQGLYYYPRINKKLLEKHSEGLICSSACLQGEVNWHLNIYNERNIRFGAKGYEAAKEAALWYKEVFGEDFYFEIMRHGIGDQRAIDDDIIRLSKELDIKIIATNDTHYTFKERAEAHEVFMCIGMGKRLNDPDRMRHSVKEFYVKTSEQMSELFADIPEAISNTQDLANKCNLELKLGNPTPPNFKFTREYAKEFNITLPQEKSEFSFENDDLVFEYLCRKGLEERLKFVDEKKHEEYKARLETEIKIIKNMKFSGYMLIVHDFIKVAKDKNIPVGPGRGSAAGSLVAYSLKITDIDPLPYNLLFERFLNPERVSMPDIDVDFCRDRRDEVIDYVIDKYGSDKVAQVSTFNKLLAKGVIRDVARVLDISLQDVDEFIKLVPEELKITLDEAYEKEPKIKEFIEKHPKGKELWEYAKALEGLNRNAGMHAAGLVISNESLWNKTPLFRQSKNDERHLITQYSKDHLEDVDLIKFDFLGLKTLTLIHNAIKLIKERYNKDIVWESIDVNDSKVYKTIQSGNTLGIFQIESDGMQSLNARLKPENFEDLIAVLALYRPGPMESGMLDDFIDRKHGLKKIIYPFDVLKEVLEPTYGVIVYQEQVMQIVQIIGGFSLGGADVVRRAMGKKDPEKMAKLKDEFANGAEKQGYNRAKAEDLWELIVKFAGYGFNKSHSAAYGLITFQTAYLKTYYPSEFMAALLTSEQNKIENVAMYIEEMKKMNIKLLPPRINKAISEFSAIKQEDGTEAIVYGLGAIKSVGRPAIENVLELRAKNGDFKDLHDFLSKIDTARINRRTLEGFIKAGSFDDFGFTRKCLFNNLDLLAESARKMAEVRKNSASSLFGAEELNADTKINIVIDNSEFEAMEKLGYEKEILGIYISGHPLDNFFEEINSIEYTKSIDFENLKGGGEILSIGKVENFKSLMSKSGKRYGILEILDFYSSFEITIFESHIEEIETIIKERKNDAFGFVLGFRNDDARLNFTLKAVRTLDEIKSGDFKAVKKYSSKKFEKKNDYTKEPMEFENNIIELDLSRLNKELIYEIHEIARNAHNPNEKGNKKLVLRVRSAGSCLLYHTDFIISDRVSEKILSKYVG; this is translated from the coding sequence ATGAGTCAATTTACACATCTTCACTTACATACAGAATATTCAATGTTAGACGGCGCTAATAAGCTTAAAGAACTTGCCCTTACTTTAAAAGAGCAGGGTGCAACAAGTGTGGCGATGACCGACCACGGAAATATGTTTGGAGCGATTGATTTTTATCAAACGATGAAAGCACACGGGATTAAGCCTATCATCGGGCTTGAGGCGTATTTGCATAATATGGAGGATTTAGGCGATAAAAGCTCACGCCAACGCTTTCACTTATGTCTTTATGCAAAAAATGAGATAGGTTATAAGAATTTAATGTATCTTAGCTCACAAAGCTATATTCAGGGACTTTATTATTATCCGCGTATTAATAAAAAACTTTTAGAAAAGCATAGTGAGGGACTTATCTGCTCTTCAGCTTGTTTGCAAGGTGAAGTGAATTGGCATTTAAATATTTATAATGAAAGAAATATCCGTTTTGGTGCAAAGGGCTACGAGGCAGCGAAAGAAGCAGCTCTTTGGTATAAAGAAGTATTTGGGGAGGATTTTTATTTTGAGATTATGCGGCACGGCATAGGAGATCAAAGGGCTATTGATGATGATATTATAAGGCTTTCTAAGGAGCTTGATATCAAAATCATCGCTACAAATGACACGCATTATACCTTTAAAGAAAGAGCCGAGGCGCACGAAGTTTTTATGTGTATAGGTATGGGAAAAAGACTCAATGACCCGGATAGAATGCGTCATAGTGTTAAGGAATTTTATGTCAAAACAAGTGAGCAAATGAGTGAGCTTTTTGCAGATATCCCTGAAGCTATTTCAAATACGCAAGATTTAGCAAATAAATGTAATTTAGAACTAAAGCTAGGCAACCCAACTCCTCCAAATTTCAAATTTACAAGGGAGTATGCTAAAGAATTTAACATCACTTTACCGCAAGAAAAGTCGGAATTTAGCTTCGAAAATGATGATTTAGTTTTTGAGTATCTTTGCAGAAAGGGGCTTGAAGAAAGACTAAAATTTGTCGATGAAAAGAAGCACGAAGAATATAAAGCAAGGCTAGAAACGGAAATTAAAATTATTAAGAATATGAAATTTTCAGGTTATATGCTCATCGTCCATGATTTTATCAAGGTTGCTAAAGATAAAAATATCCCTGTTGGTCCAGGCAGGGGCTCTGCTGCTGGGAGTTTGGTGGCGTATTCTTTGAAAATTACCGATATTGACCCTCTTCCTTATAATTTGCTTTTTGAGAGATTTTTAAATCCTGAACGCGTGAGTATGCCCGATATTGATGTCGATTTTTGTAGAGATAGACGCGATGAAGTGATTGATTATGTTATTGATAAATATGGTAGCGATAAGGTGGCACAGGTTAGCACTTTTAATAAGCTTTTGGCTAAGGGAGTTATACGCGATGTGGCAAGAGTTTTGGATATAAGTTTGCAAGATGTTGATGAATTTATTAAGCTTGTGCCAGAAGAACTTAAAATCACTCTTGATGAAGCCTACGAAAAAGAGCCTAAAATCAAAGAATTTATAGAAAAACACCCTAAAGGCAAGGAGCTTTGGGAATATGCTAAGGCTTTAGAAGGGCTTAATAGAAATGCAGGTATGCATGCGGCTGGGCTTGTGATTTCAAATGAAAGCTTATGGAATAAAACTCCGCTTTTTAGACAAAGCAAAAATGATGAAAGACACTTAATCACGCAGTATTCTAAGGATCATTTAGAAGATGTAGATTTGATAAAATTTGACTTCTTGGGACTTAAAACGCTAACTCTTATCCACAATGCCATTAAACTCATTAAGGAGCGTTATAATAAAGACATTGTTTGGGAAAGCATTGATGTGAATGATTCTAAGGTTTATAAGACCATACAAAGCGGAAATACGCTTGGAATTTTTCAAATAGAATCTGATGGTATGCAAAGTCTCAATGCGCGTTTAAAGCCTGAAAATTTTGAGGACTTAATCGCTGTTTTGGCTCTGTATCGTCCTGGACCTATGGAATCTGGAATGCTTGATGACTTCATTGACAGAAAGCACGGGCTTAAAAAAATCATTTATCCTTTTGATGTGCTTAAAGAAGTGCTTGAGCCAACTTATGGCGTTATCGTTTATCAAGAGCAAGTGATGCAAATCGTGCAAATCATCGGCGGCTTTTCTTTAGGTGGGGCTGATGTGGTGCGAAGAGCTATGGGTAAGAAAGACCCTGAAAAAATGGCAAAGCTTAAAGATGAATTTGCAAATGGTGCTGAAAAACAGGGCTATAACCGTGCTAAGGCGGAGGATTTGTGGGAACTTATCGTTAAATTTGCGGGCTATGGTTTTAATAAATCTCACTCGGCAGCTTACGGGCTTATCACCTTTCAAACGGCGTATTTAAAGACTTATTATCCTAGTGAATTTATGGCAGCTCTTTTGACAAGTGAGCAAAATAAAATTGAAAATGTTGCTATGTATATCGAAGAGATGAAAAAGATGAATATTAAACTTTTGCCACCGAGGATTAATAAGGCTATAAGTGAATTTAGTGCCATTAAGCAAGAGGACGGCACTGAGGCTATCGTTTATGGTTTAGGAGCGATTAAGAGTGTGGGCAGACCTGCCATAGAAAATGTTTTAGAATTAAGGGCTAAAAATGGGGATTTTAAGGATTTGCACGATTTTTTAAGCAAAATTGACACAGCTAGGATCAATAGGAGAACGCTTGAGGGCTTTATTAAGGCGGGTTCTTTTGATGATTTTGGTTTTACAAGGAAATGTTTATTTAATAATTTGGACCTTTTGGCAGAAAGTGCCAGAAAAATGGCTGAAGTGAGAAAGAATTCCGCTAGTTCGCTTTTTGGTGCGGAGGAATTAAATGCCGACACTAAAATTAATATCGTGATAGATAATAGCGAATTTGAAGCTATGGAAAAACTTGGCTATGAAAAAGAAATTTTAGGAATTTATATCTCAGGACACCCTTTAGACAATTTTTTTGAGGAAATTAATAGCATAGAATACACAAAAAGCATAGATTTTGAAAATCTTAAGGGTGGTGGAGAAATTTTAAGCATAGGTAAGGTGGAAAATTTTAAAAGCTTGATGAGTAAGAGTGGCAAACGCTACGGCATACTTGAAATTTTGGACTTTTATTCTTCTTTTGAGATAACCATTTTTGAGTCGCACATTGAGGAGATAGAAACCATCATCAAAGAGCGTAAAAATGACGCTTTTGGCTTTGTGCTTGGCTTTAGAAATGATGATGCGAGACTCAATTTCACATTAAAAGCGGTTCGCACTTTGGACGAAATTAAAAGTGGCGATTTTAAGGCGGTTAAAAAATATTCTTCTAAAAAATTTGAAAAGAAAAATGACTACACAAAAGAGCCTATGGAATTTGAAAATAACATCATCGAGCTTGATTTAAGCCGCTTAAATAAAGAACTCATTTATGAAATTCACGAAATCGCAAGAAATGCACACAATCCTAATGAAAAAGGAAATAAAAAGCTTGTTTTAAGGGTAAGGAGTGCCGGCTCTTGCCTACTTTATCATACGGATTTTATCATCTCCGATAGAGTGAGTGAGAAAATTTTAAGCAAATATGTAGGGTGA